In one Hymenobacter sp. DG25B genomic region, the following are encoded:
- a CDS encoding 2'-5' RNA ligase family protein, which translates to MLAITSLLNPQSAARINTIIKSLEAEFGLDDVQATPDPHITYQLAGVRKLSMLKAVLQDVARHTQPFSAFTTGLGVFPGPNPVIYIPVLRCDALNDLHRRILKATAPLCLRTDKFSGPDCWLPHISLALHDTTPDLLGPVLQYLNQQTFNLRLTINNLTILRQEGDLFVQEKNFSFAGHKQHKTPLLF; encoded by the coding sequence ATGCTCGCCATAACTTCCCTGCTAAACCCGCAAAGCGCGGCCCGCATCAATACCATCATCAAAAGCCTGGAGGCGGAGTTTGGGCTGGATGACGTGCAGGCCACGCCCGACCCCCACATTACTTACCAGCTGGCCGGAGTGCGCAAGTTGTCTATGCTGAAAGCGGTGCTGCAGGACGTAGCCCGCCATACCCAGCCTTTTTCCGCTTTCACCACCGGCCTAGGCGTGTTTCCGGGCCCTAACCCGGTTATTTACATTCCGGTGCTGCGCTGCGATGCCCTCAACGACCTGCACCGGCGCATCTTAAAAGCCACCGCGCCGCTCTGCCTGCGCACCGATAAGTTCAGCGGGCCCGACTGCTGGCTACCGCATATTTCCCTGGCCCTGCACGATACCACCCCCGATTTGCTGGGCCCGGTGCTGCAGTACCTCAATCAGCAAACCTTCAACCTGCGTCTCACCATTAACAACCTCACCATTCTGCGGCAGGAAGGCGACTTATTTGTGCAGGAAAAAAACTTTTCCTTTGCCGGCCACAAGCAGCATAAAACGCCGCTGCTGTTTTAA
- a CDS encoding SDR family NAD(P)-dependent oxidoreductase — translation MSTNKIALVTGASRGLGKNTALRLAQAGHDLILTYRNKEAEAQAVVAEIEALGRQAVALPLDVSQSASFPAFKETIAQHLQQKWNRENFDFLVNNAGHDAPSPFAQTTEESFDHLMNVHFKGVYFLTQNLLSLLADGGGIVNFSTGLARFTAPGYAAYASMKGAVEILTRYLAKELGSRGIRANVVAPGIIKTDFTAAARQAHPQLEGYMASQTALGRIGEPEDIGGIVAFLCSEDAGWVNAQRIEASGGYSL, via the coding sequence ATGAGCACAAACAAAATAGCCCTCGTAACTGGTGCCAGCCGCGGACTGGGCAAAAACACCGCCCTCCGCCTGGCGCAAGCCGGCCATGACCTTATCCTGACCTACCGCAACAAGGAGGCAGAAGCACAGGCCGTAGTGGCCGAGATTGAAGCGCTGGGCCGTCAGGCCGTGGCGCTGCCGCTGGATGTAAGCCAGAGCGCCTCCTTTCCGGCTTTCAAAGAGACTATAGCCCAACATCTGCAGCAGAAGTGGAACCGTGAAAACTTTGATTTTCTGGTAAACAACGCCGGCCACGATGCGCCTTCACCCTTTGCGCAAACCACGGAAGAGTCTTTCGACCACCTGATGAATGTGCACTTCAAAGGCGTGTACTTTCTGACCCAGAACCTGCTGTCCTTGCTGGCTGATGGCGGCGGCATTGTGAATTTCTCCACTGGGCTGGCGCGCTTCACGGCCCCCGGCTACGCGGCGTATGCCTCCATGAAAGGCGCCGTGGAAATCCTGACGCGCTACCTGGCCAAGGAATTGGGCAGCCGCGGAATCCGGGCCAATGTGGTGGCGCCGGGCATCATTAAAACCGATTTTACGGCTGCTGCCCGCCAGGCGCACCCGCAATTGGAGGGCTATATGGCTTCTCAAACAGCGCTGGGCCGCATTGGTGAGCCGGAAGACATTGGCGGCATTGTGGCCTTCCTGTGCTCAGAAGATGCCGGTTGGGTAAATGCCCAGCGTATAGAAGCCTCCGGCGGCTACTCGCTTTAA
- a CDS encoding helix-turn-helix domain-containing protein: MPTSIPKKILARQHEITAEFLREVDQHVADVEAGRATEMLEVRDLADRLHIHPTHLSNTIKLTTGHSPCHFFEQRILEVAQRLLQDPALPIAEIAARLTYDPSNFTKFFKRFAGTTPKQYREQLWEALRTEKTETVTI; the protein is encoded by the coding sequence ATGCCCACGTCCATTCCCAAGAAAATTCTGGCCCGCCAGCACGAAATAACGGCGGAGTTTCTGCGCGAAGTAGATCAGCACGTGGCCGACGTGGAAGCCGGCCGCGCCACGGAAATGCTGGAAGTGCGCGACCTGGCCGACCGGCTGCACATTCACCCCACGCACCTGAGCAATACCATCAAGCTCACCACCGGCCACTCGCCCTGCCATTTCTTTGAGCAGCGCATTCTGGAAGTGGCGCAACGGCTGCTGCAGGACCCGGCGCTGCCCATTGCCGAAATAGCCGCCCGCCTCACCTACGATCCTTCCAACTTTACTAAGTTCTTCAAGCGCTTTGCCGGCACCACGCCCAAGCAGTACCGGGAGCAGCTATGGGAAGCACTGCGAACTGAAAAAACGGAAACTGTCACCATTTAA
- a CDS encoding deoxyhypusine synthase family protein, whose amino-acid sequence MQITNFLKHHYRHFNAAALIDAAEGYNKHLAEGGKMMITLAGAMSTAEMGIQLAELIRQDKVQIISCTGANLEEDIFNLVAHDFYERVPNYRDLTPADEQALLERHMNRVTDTCIPEEEAMRRLEHSVLKFWEKADKAGEQYFPHEFFYQILKSGELEQYYQIDPKDSWMLAAAEKNLPIICPGWEDSTLGNIFAGHVISGDIKNVHTVRTGIEYMIYLAGWYTEQATEQSKVGFFQIGGGIAGDFPICVVPMLHQDLGRTSVPLWGYFCQISDSTTSYGSYSGAVPNEKITWGKLGQDTPKFIIESDATIVAPLVFAMVLGQ is encoded by the coding sequence ATGCAAATCACCAACTTCCTCAAGCACCACTACCGCCACTTCAACGCTGCTGCCCTCATTGATGCCGCCGAAGGCTACAACAAGCACCTGGCCGAAGGTGGCAAGATGATGATTACCCTGGCCGGTGCCATGAGCACCGCCGAAATGGGCATCCAGCTGGCCGAGCTGATTCGGCAGGACAAAGTGCAGATCATCAGTTGCACCGGTGCCAACTTGGAGGAGGATATCTTTAACCTAGTAGCCCACGACTTCTACGAGCGGGTACCCAACTACCGCGACCTGACCCCCGCCGACGAGCAGGCCCTGCTGGAGCGCCACATGAACCGCGTAACCGACACCTGCATTCCCGAGGAAGAGGCCATGCGCCGCCTGGAGCATTCGGTATTGAAGTTCTGGGAGAAGGCCGATAAGGCCGGCGAGCAGTACTTCCCCCACGAGTTCTTCTACCAGATTCTGAAGTCGGGTGAGCTGGAGCAGTACTACCAGATAGACCCCAAGGATAGCTGGATGCTGGCTGCCGCCGAGAAAAACCTGCCCATCATCTGCCCCGGTTGGGAAGACTCTACGCTGGGTAACATCTTCGCCGGCCACGTTATTTCGGGCGACATCAAGAACGTGCACACCGTGCGCACCGGCATTGAGTACATGATTTACCTGGCCGGCTGGTACACTGAGCAGGCCACCGAGCAAAGCAAAGTAGGCTTCTTCCAGATTGGTGGCGGCATTGCCGGCGACTTCCCCATCTGCGTGGTGCCCATGCTGCACCAGGATCTGGGGCGCACCTCGGTGCCGCTGTGGGGCTACTTCTGCCAGATTTCGGACTCCACCACCTCCTACGGCTCGTACTCCGGTGCCGTGCCGAACGAGAAAATCACCTGGGGCAAGCTGGGCCAGGACACGCCCAAGTTCATCATCGAGTCGGATGCTACCATTGTAGCCCCGCTGGTGTTTGCCATGGTGCTGGGGCAGTAA
- the hslV gene encoding ATP-dependent protease subunit HslV: MKIRSTTVLGVRHNGQIALGADGQATMDKHVAKSNVRKVRKLHDGKVVTGFAGSTADAFMLLDKFEEKLGSYNGQLRRAAIELAKEWRKDQYLRKLEAMMVVADKDELLIIAGTGDVLEPDSDVAAIGSGAMYAQAAALALKKHAPHLTARQMVEEALHIAADICIYTNHNLMIEEPV; encoded by the coding sequence ATGAAAATACGCTCCACTACCGTACTGGGGGTGCGCCACAACGGGCAGATTGCCCTGGGCGCCGACGGCCAGGCCACTATGGACAAGCACGTGGCCAAGAGCAACGTGCGCAAAGTGCGCAAGCTGCACGATGGCAAAGTAGTAACCGGTTTTGCCGGCTCTACAGCCGATGCCTTTATGCTGCTGGATAAGTTTGAGGAGAAGCTGGGCAGCTACAACGGCCAGCTGCGCCGCGCCGCCATTGAGCTGGCCAAGGAGTGGCGCAAAGACCAGTACCTGCGCAAGCTGGAAGCCATGATGGTGGTAGCCGATAAAGACGAACTGCTCATCATTGCCGGCACCGGCGACGTGCTGGAGCCCGACTCCGACGTGGCTGCCATTGGCTCCGGCGCCATGTACGCCCAGGCCGCCGCGCTGGCCCTGAAGAAGCACGCGCCCCACCTCACGGCCCGCCAGATGGTGGAAGAAGCCTTGCACATTGCGGCCGACATCTGCATCTATACCAACCACAACCTCATGATTGAGGAGCCGGTATAG
- a CDS encoding pyruvate dehydrogenase complex dihydrolipoamide acetyltransferase, producing MAEIIKMPKMSDTMTEGVIASWLKKVGDTVKSGDILAEVETDKATMELENYEDGTLLYIGPKEGEGVPVDGLLAIVGKAGEDISGLLSGAQGGAAAPAPAAAPAPAPVAAAPAAPAPAPAAAPAPAPAPIPAPAAPAGNGKKATVIRMPKMSDTMTEGTIASWQKKVGDKVKSGDVLAEVETDKATMELENYDDGTLLYIGPKEGEAVAVDGILAIIGEEGADIQSLLGGQSGGAAPAAAPAPEAAVEAAPAPAAAAPAAAAPASSAVAVAPAPTGGRLLASPLAKRIAKEKGIDLSQVKGSGDNGRIVSRDIEGFQPGTAPATQPAAAPAAAPAPAPTAPSAAAPAPAAASAPVAAEGTYTDTPVSQMRKVIARRLSESLFTAPHFYLTMEILMDRAMEVRTQLNTLSPVKLSFNDLVIKAAAVALKQHPAVNSSWLGDKIRQNKVVNIGVAVAVDEGLLVPVVRNADGKGLSTIATEVKELAGKAKSKKLQPAEWEGSTFTISNLGMFGIEEFTAIINPPDACILAVGGIKQTAVVKDGQLAIGNVMKVTLSCDHRVVDGATGAAFLQTLKSLLEDPMRMLI from the coding sequence ATGGCCGAAATCATAAAAATGCCCAAAATGAGCGACACCATGACCGAAGGGGTCATTGCGTCGTGGCTCAAGAAGGTAGGCGACACCGTTAAGTCCGGAGATATTCTGGCAGAAGTGGAAACCGATAAGGCCACGATGGAGCTGGAGAATTACGAGGATGGCACCCTGCTCTACATCGGCCCCAAAGAAGGCGAAGGCGTGCCCGTAGATGGCCTGCTGGCTATTGTAGGCAAAGCCGGCGAAGATATTTCCGGCCTGCTGAGCGGCGCTCAGGGTGGCGCGGCTGCTCCGGCACCGGCCGCTGCTCCCGCTCCTGCCCCTGTTGCGGCGGCGCCTGCTGCCCCAGCTCCGGCACCTGCCGCAGCACCCGCTCCTGCTCCTGCACCAATCCCAGCCCCCGCGGCCCCGGCTGGCAACGGCAAGAAAGCTACCGTTATCCGGATGCCGAAAATGAGCGACACGATGACGGAAGGCACCATTGCCTCCTGGCAGAAAAAAGTAGGAGATAAAGTGAAGTCCGGCGACGTGCTGGCCGAAGTGGAAACCGACAAGGCCACCATGGAGCTGGAAAACTACGACGACGGTACCCTGCTCTATATTGGTCCGAAAGAAGGCGAAGCCGTAGCCGTAGATGGCATTCTGGCCATTATTGGTGAAGAAGGTGCTGATATTCAAAGCCTGCTGGGTGGCCAGTCGGGTGGTGCGGCTCCGGCCGCTGCCCCGGCGCCAGAGGCTGCTGTGGAAGCCGCCCCGGCACCAGCTGCTGCCGCTCCAGCCGCCGCAGCACCTGCATCCTCGGCAGTAGCTGTAGCCCCCGCCCCAACCGGTGGCCGCCTGCTGGCTTCGCCGCTAGCTAAGCGCATCGCCAAAGAAAAAGGCATCGACCTGAGCCAGGTGAAAGGCAGCGGCGACAACGGCCGCATTGTTTCCCGGGATATTGAAGGCTTCCAGCCCGGTACGGCTCCGGCCACCCAGCCAGCCGCAGCGCCTGCTGCGGCTCCCGCCCCGGCCCCAACTGCTCCTTCAGCAGCAGCACCGGCTCCGGCCGCTGCTTCCGCCCCAGTTGCGGCCGAGGGTACCTACACTGACACGCCGGTTTCGCAGATGCGCAAGGTTATTGCCCGTCGCCTGTCGGAAAGCCTCTTTACGGCCCCTCATTTCTATCTCACGATGGAAATTCTGATGGACCGTGCCATGGAAGTGCGCACGCAGCTGAACACTCTTTCCCCGGTGAAGCTGTCGTTCAACGACCTGGTGATTAAGGCGGCCGCCGTGGCGCTCAAGCAGCACCCGGCCGTAAACTCCTCATGGCTGGGCGACAAAATTCGCCAGAACAAGGTGGTGAACATTGGTGTGGCCGTGGCCGTGGACGAAGGTCTGCTGGTGCCCGTAGTGCGCAACGCCGACGGCAAAGGCCTGTCTACCATTGCCACGGAAGTGAAAGAGCTGGCCGGCAAAGCCAAGAGCAAGAAGCTGCAGCCCGCCGAGTGGGAGGGAAGCACCTTCACCATCTCCAACCTGGGTATGTTCGGCATTGAAGAATTCACGGCCATCATCAACCCCCCGGATGCCTGCATCCTGGCCGTGGGCGGCATCAAGCAGACGGCCGTGGTAAAAGACGGTCAGCTGGCCATTGGCAACGTGATGAAAGTGACCCTAAGCTGCGACCACCGCGTGGTAGATGGTGCTACCGGCGCCGCTTTCCTGCAAACGCTGAAAAGCCTGCTGGAAGACCCCATGCGCATGCTCATCTGA
- a CDS encoding histidine phosphatase family protein, translating to MSVKKIYLIRHGQTDFNVRGIVQGSGVDSSLNEAGQRQAARFFAAYQHVPFHKVYTSTLQRTHQSVHDFLQLGLPHEVHAGLNEISWGDREGTRITPDEDEEYHGVLQQWKRGQTSARLLGGESPDEVAARQRPFIELLKSRPEEENVLVCMHGRAMRVMLCQLLNYPLACMDAFEHHNLCLYKLHYTGSMFTVRNFLDVRHLHAV from the coding sequence GTGAGCGTCAAAAAAATATACCTTATCCGCCACGGACAGACGGACTTTAACGTGCGCGGCATTGTGCAGGGCAGCGGCGTAGATTCCAGTCTGAATGAGGCCGGGCAGCGACAGGCGGCGCGGTTTTTCGCGGCCTACCAGCACGTGCCCTTCCATAAGGTATATACCTCCACGCTGCAGCGCACGCACCAGTCGGTGCACGATTTTCTGCAGCTCGGCCTGCCGCACGAAGTGCACGCCGGCCTCAACGAAATCAGTTGGGGCGACCGGGAAGGCACGCGCATTACCCCGGACGAGGATGAAGAATACCACGGCGTGCTGCAGCAATGGAAACGGGGCCAGACCAGCGCCCGCCTGCTGGGCGGCGAAAGCCCCGATGAAGTGGCGGCCCGCCAGCGCCCGTTTATTGAGCTACTGAAATCCCGCCCCGAGGAAGAAAACGTGCTGGTGTGCATGCACGGGCGGGCCATGCGCGTGATGCTGTGCCAGTTATTAAACTACCCCTTGGCCTGCATGGATGCATTTGAGCACCATAACCTGTGCTTATATAAGCTGCACTACACGGGCAGCATGTTCACCGTACGCAACTTCCTGGACGTCCGCCATCTGCACGCGGTATAG
- a CDS encoding hotdog fold thioesterase yields the protein MENTPHSLAKLNEWCQNTLGAHLGIELTAVGERSITGRMPVDHRTHQPMGLLHGGASVALAETLGSIGAFLQVDQSKKACVGLEINANHLKGVHSGYVVGHATALHVGRTTQVWEIRITHEETGALVCISRITMAVIDLPGKKEKTT from the coding sequence ATGGAAAATACTCCTCATTCCCTGGCTAAGCTCAACGAGTGGTGCCAGAATACCCTGGGCGCGCACCTGGGCATCGAGCTTACCGCCGTGGGCGAGCGGAGCATTACGGGCCGCATGCCCGTAGACCACCGCACCCACCAGCCCATGGGGCTGCTGCACGGGGGCGCCTCCGTGGCCCTGGCTGAAACACTGGGCAGCATCGGCGCTTTTCTGCAGGTAGACCAAAGCAAAAAAGCCTGCGTGGGGCTGGAAATCAATGCCAATCACCTGAAAGGCGTACACTCCGGCTACGTGGTAGGCCATGCTACGGCCCTGCACGTGGGCCGCACCACCCAGGTATGGGAAATCCGTATTACCCACGAAGAAACTGGGGCGCTGGTATGCATCAGCCGCATTACCATGGCGGTGATAGACCTGCCCGGCAAAAAGGAGAAAACCACGTGA
- a CDS encoding chorismate-binding protein, with translation MPGNVLRWPNPAQAVPERLRQLVAFALLHKLPVALWRLPNATAPQLCLSFSAEAALTGLPPALEATAPAGFTFFPFRDSDHNPALFLPADVLFDAARPNELRVQEAAAGAPDILPQLREYLASSQNTAASSPILPWAVSPQPAPHAATQEEYTALVERGVRAIEKGKVQKVVSSRAARWPLPADFDALAAFTALQERYPRAFVSLVSAPGAGTWLGATPEVLVELTADGRFCTMALAGTQPLPPDHQPQHAIWRQKEIEEQALVARYIVSCFKQLRLREYEETGPRTVVAGELLHLRTDFSVNLRAVPFPTLATDMLRLLHPTSAVGGMPRQAALEFLQKHEGYDRAYYSGFLGPVNLPAPGVTQLFVNLRCFQVRPQEAILYAGTGLTADSDPAKEWQETELKLTTAGAILT, from the coding sequence TTGCCAGGAAATGTACTGCGCTGGCCCAACCCGGCGCAGGCTGTGCCGGAGCGTCTGCGCCAGCTGGTGGCCTTTGCGTTGCTGCATAAGCTGCCGGTAGCGCTGTGGCGCCTGCCCAACGCCACGGCCCCGCAACTCTGCCTGAGCTTCTCCGCCGAGGCTGCCCTCACAGGTCTGCCACCCGCGCTGGAGGCTACCGCCCCCGCTGGCTTTACCTTTTTTCCCTTCCGCGACTCCGACCACAACCCGGCTCTTTTTCTACCGGCTGATGTTCTGTTTGACGCCGCCCGGCCCAACGAGCTGCGCGTGCAGGAGGCCGCGGCCGGAGCCCCCGATATACTACCGCAACTGCGGGAGTATCTTGCCAGCAGCCAAAATACAGCAGCCAGCAGCCCAATTCTACCCTGGGCCGTAAGTCCGCAGCCGGCTCCGCATGCCGCCACGCAAGAAGAATATACTGCCCTGGTTGAGCGAGGTGTGCGGGCTATTGAAAAAGGCAAAGTGCAGAAAGTGGTATCGTCCAGAGCGGCGCGGTGGCCTCTGCCGGCTGACTTTGATGCCCTGGCTGCCTTCACTGCGCTGCAGGAGCGCTACCCCCGTGCCTTTGTATCTCTGGTGAGTGCGCCGGGCGCGGGTACGTGGCTGGGCGCCACGCCGGAAGTACTGGTGGAGCTTACGGCCGATGGCCGCTTCTGCACCATGGCCCTGGCCGGCACCCAGCCCCTGCCGCCCGATCATCAGCCCCAGCATGCTATTTGGCGGCAAAAGGAAATTGAGGAGCAGGCCCTGGTGGCCCGCTACATCGTGAGCTGTTTTAAGCAATTGCGGCTGCGCGAGTACGAGGAAACCGGACCGCGCACCGTGGTAGCCGGCGAGCTGCTGCACCTGCGCACCGATTTTTCCGTGAACCTGCGCGCCGTGCCCTTCCCTACCCTGGCCACCGATATGCTGCGCCTGCTGCACCCCACCTCCGCGGTGGGCGGTATGCCCCGGCAGGCGGCCCTGGAGTTTCTGCAGAAGCACGAAGGCTACGACCGGGCGTATTACAGCGGTTTTCTGGGCCCAGTAAACCTGCCCGCTCCTGGTGTAACCCAACTCTTTGTAAACCTGCGCTGTTTTCAAGTGCGCCCGCAGGAAGCCATTCTCTACGCGGGTACCGGTCTAACCGCTGATTCTGACCCCGCCAAGGAATGGCAGGAAACCGAGCTGAAGCTGACAACCGCCGGCGCTATTCTTACCTAA
- the menD gene encoding 2-succinyl-5-enolpyruvyl-6-hydroxy-3-cyclohexene-1-carboxylic-acid synthase, with product MQSVYNIAEICARHGITDVVLSPGSRCAPLTIAFARHPEIRVRTVPDERAAAFIGLGLAQAQRRAVALVCTSGTAGLNYAPAVAEAYFQQIPLVVFTADRPPEWIDQLDGQTIRQSNLYGAHAKGTFEFPAETSHADARWHAERLVSEAINLAQQFPAGPVQVNVPLREPFYPQAGQPLQYDKVKVIREQAGQSTLPAAELASLRAQLRQTPQTLVVGGQHRHENELLLALRQFSAAYQVPVVGDVIANLHQPVGPTYDLRAAPIGRQDVFLAVPEKGLKEALRPTLLITFGQSLISKALKLYLREYAPQQHWHIQAAGPVADTFRSLTRIIRMEPAAFFAALLSETGTITTSEKDELAPANPHEMPADATRVARPAKPTGTVRLTWPKAGWALGDEESVRNSFATPWQKAEGWATSFLQEFFQEPQQPFNEFSAFYHTLRFLPQHTALHLANSMAVRYVNILGLPATQAVEVFANRGTSGIDGCTSTAVGAALAQPERPVVLLTGDVAFFYDRNAFWQNYPTTNLRVVLFNNHAGGIFRLIDGPRQQPELEEFFETHQPLTAENTARDFNLGYFTARSLAELESVLPVFFAPGNSAALLEVTTDSATNAAFFEHYRTAVKTAFA from the coding sequence ATGCAGTCGGTTTATAACATTGCTGAAATCTGTGCCCGGCACGGCATTACGGACGTGGTTTTGTCGCCGGGCAGCCGGTGCGCGCCGCTGACCATTGCTTTTGCCCGCCACCCTGAAATAAGGGTGCGCACGGTGCCGGATGAGCGGGCCGCGGCGTTTATTGGCTTGGGGCTGGCCCAGGCCCAGCGACGGGCCGTAGCGCTGGTATGTACTTCCGGCACGGCCGGCCTAAACTACGCCCCGGCCGTGGCCGAAGCCTACTTTCAGCAGATTCCGCTGGTGGTTTTCACCGCCGACCGCCCCCCGGAATGGATTGACCAACTGGATGGGCAAACCATTCGGCAAAGCAACCTGTACGGCGCCCACGCCAAAGGCACCTTTGAATTCCCGGCCGAAACTTCCCATGCTGATGCCCGCTGGCACGCGGAGCGGCTGGTTTCCGAAGCCATTAACCTGGCCCAGCAATTTCCGGCCGGTCCGGTGCAGGTAAATGTGCCCCTGCGGGAGCCCTTCTATCCCCAAGCCGGCCAGCCGCTGCAGTATGATAAAGTGAAGGTGATACGGGAGCAGGCCGGGCAATCAACTTTGCCGGCTGCGGAGCTGGCCAGCCTCCGCGCCCAACTCCGCCAGACCCCGCAGACCTTGGTAGTAGGTGGCCAGCATCGGCATGAAAATGAGCTTTTGCTGGCCTTGCGGCAGTTTTCGGCGGCATACCAGGTGCCGGTGGTGGGGGATGTTATTGCCAACCTGCACCAACCCGTGGGCCCAACCTACGACCTGCGCGCCGCCCCCATTGGCCGGCAGGATGTATTTTTGGCCGTGCCGGAAAAAGGTTTGAAAGAAGCGCTGCGCCCTACCCTGCTCATCACCTTCGGCCAGTCGCTTATTTCCAAAGCCCTGAAGCTGTACCTGCGCGAATACGCGCCGCAGCAGCACTGGCATATCCAGGCCGCCGGCCCCGTGGCCGATACCTTCCGCTCCCTCACGCGCATTATCCGGATGGAGCCGGCCGCGTTTTTTGCGGCTCTGCTTTCAGAGACAGGCACTATAACGACTTCTGAAAAAGACGAGCTGGCGCCGGCCAATCCGCACGAAATGCCGGCCGATGCCACCCGCGTGGCGCGGCCCGCGAAGCCCACGGGCACGGTGCGCCTGACTTGGCCGAAAGCAGGCTGGGCCCTGGGGGATGAAGAATCGGTGCGCAACTCATTTGCCACACCCTGGCAGAAAGCGGAAGGCTGGGCTACGAGTTTCCTGCAGGAGTTTTTTCAGGAGCCGCAGCAGCCGTTTAATGAGTTTTCGGCCTTCTATCACACCCTGCGTTTCCTGCCCCAACACACGGCGCTGCACCTGGCCAATAGCATGGCCGTGCGCTATGTGAATATCCTGGGCCTGCCCGCCACCCAGGCCGTGGAAGTATTTGCCAACCGCGGCACCAGCGGCATTGATGGCTGTACCAGTACGGCCGTGGGCGCGGCCCTGGCCCAGCCGGAACGCCCGGTGGTATTACTCACCGGCGACGTGGCTTTCTTCTACGACCGGAACGCCTTCTGGCAGAACTACCCCACGACTAACCTGCGCGTGGTCCTTTTCAACAACCACGCGGGCGGCATTTTCCGGCTGATTGACGGGCCTCGTCAGCAGCCGGAGCTGGAAGAGTTTTTCGAAACCCATCAGCCCCTCACCGCCGAGAATACGGCCCGGGATTTTAACCTGGGTTATTTCACGGCCCGTAGTCTGGCTGAATTAGAATCGGTACTGCCGGTTTTCTTTGCACCCGGAAACAGTGCGGCCCTGCTGGAAGTTACTACGGACAGTGCCACCAACGCGGCTTTCTTTGAACACTACCGCACGGCGGTAAAAACTGCTTTTGCGTAA
- the menB gene encoding 1,4-dihydroxy-2-naphthoyl-CoA synthase has protein sequence MAEQLIWTPIKEFREIIFSQAGGIAKISINRPHVHNAFTPLTVQEMIEAMDICRNRTDIGVIILTGEGGKAFCSGGDQSVRGHGGYVGEDTVPRLNVLDLQKQIRSIPKPVIAMVAGWAIGGGHVLHVVCDLTIAAENARFGQTGPKVGSFDGGFGASYLARIVGQKKAREIWFLCDQYDAQEALDMGLVNKVVPLDKLEETTVAWCHKILEKSPLALRMLKSSFNAELDGQAGIQELAGNATLLYYLSEEAKEGRNAFVEKRKPDFDKYPKFP, from the coding sequence ATGGCCGAACAACTCATCTGGACTCCCATTAAAGAATTCCGCGAGATTATCTTCTCGCAGGCTGGGGGCATTGCCAAAATCAGCATCAATCGTCCGCACGTGCACAATGCCTTCACGCCCCTCACGGTGCAGGAGATGATTGAAGCCATGGACATCTGCCGCAACCGCACCGATATCGGGGTGATTATTCTCACTGGCGAGGGCGGCAAAGCCTTCTGCTCGGGCGGCGACCAGAGCGTGCGGGGCCACGGCGGCTACGTGGGCGAAGACACCGTGCCCCGCCTGAACGTACTGGATTTGCAAAAGCAGATTCGCTCCATTCCCAAGCCCGTCATTGCCATGGTGGCCGGCTGGGCCATTGGCGGCGGCCACGTGCTGCACGTGGTGTGTGACCTGACCATTGCCGCCGAAAATGCTCGTTTCGGGCAGACGGGCCCTAAAGTGGGCTCTTTTGACGGTGGTTTTGGCGCTTCGTACCTGGCCCGCATCGTGGGTCAGAAAAAGGCCCGCGAAATCTGGTTTCTCTGCGACCAGTACGATGCCCAGGAAGCCCTGGATATGGGCCTGGTGAACAAGGTAGTGCCGCTGGATAAGCTGGAAGAAACCACCGTAGCCTGGTGCCACAAAATTCTGGAGAAAAGCCCCCTGGCCCTGCGCATGCTCAAGTCCTCGTTTAACGCGGAGCTGGATGGGCAGGCCGGTATTCAGGAGCTGGCCGGCAACGCCACGCTGCTCTATTACCTCTCCGAAGAAGCCAAGGAAGGCCGCAATGCCTTTGTGGAGAAGCGCAAGCCGGATTTCGACAAGTATCCTAAGTTCCCGTAG
- a CDS encoding DUF6370 family protein — protein sequence MKRLLLILTLGIASASGTQAQATKASASVPGPDAGKEILLVDAACGQCRLGLEGKSCDLAIRLDGKAYFVDGTTVDSHGDAHAKDGLCNAIRKAKVQGDLVDNRFKATYFELLPEVAQKDK from the coding sequence ATGAAGCGTTTACTCCTGATCCTCACCCTGGGCATTGCCAGCGCCTCCGGCACACAAGCGCAGGCCACCAAGGCTTCCGCCAGTGTGCCCGGGCCGGATGCAGGTAAGGAAATACTCCTGGTTGATGCCGCCTGCGGCCAATGCCGCCTGGGCCTGGAAGGCAAAAGCTGTGACCTGGCCATTCGCCTGGATGGGAAGGCCTATTTTGTGGATGGCACCACGGTGGATTCGCACGGCGACGCGCACGCGAAGGACGGGTTATGCAATGCTATCCGGAAGGCGAAAGTGCAGGGCGATTTAGTGGATAACCGCTTCAAGGCAACGTATTTTGAGCTGCTTCCGGAAGTAGCCCAGAAGGATAAGTAG